One part of the Vicia villosa cultivar HV-30 ecotype Madison, WI linkage group LG6, Vvil1.0, whole genome shotgun sequence genome encodes these proteins:
- the LOC131609697 gene encoding uncharacterized protein LOC131609697: MSSKEKPTLGGTRIKTRKRNIAAPLDPAAFADAVVQIYLDNAGDLELIAKSLESSDLNFSRYGDTFFEVIFTGGRTQPGTTKPDEGERHPYSIIEYEAKREVILRSVIYIQKVLRRRPFLIKNLENVMRRFLQSLELFEENERKKLAIFTALAFSQKLSGLPPETVFQPLLKDNLVAKGLVLTFITDFFKEYLIDNSLDDLIAILKRGKIEDNLLVFFPPAKRTNESFSEHFSKEGLTALVEYNEKKIFEVTLKEMKSALTTQITEEADISEVIETVKLRVRDAKLPETEIVRILWDVLMDAVQWSGKNQQQNANAALRKVKTWAELLNTFCTSGKLELELMYKVQMQCYEDAKLMKLFPEIIRSLYEQDVLAEDTILHWFRKGANPKGRQTFVKALEPFVNWLEEAEEEE, encoded by the exons ATGAG CTCCAAGGAGAAACCCACTCTCGG TGGCACGCGGATTAAGACCCGCAAACGGAACATTGCGGCGCCTCTGGACCCTGCAGCATTTGCAGATGCAGTGGTCCAGATTTACTTGGATAATGCTGGTGATCtg GAACTTATTGCAAAAAGCCTTGAATCTTCTGACCTCAACTTCTCAAGATACGGCGACACCTTTTTTGAG GTTATTTTCACTGGGGGTCGCACACAACCTGGAACTACCAAGCCCGATGAGGGGGAACGCCATCCTTACTCCATAATTGAGTATGAGGCAAAACGTGAAGTCATTTTACGATCTGTGATCTACATACAAAAGGTTTTGCGGAGAAGGCCATTCCTCATCAAGAACCTTGAAAATGTCATGCGAAGATTCCTCCAGTCCTTGGAGCTTTTTGAGGAAAATGAGAGGAAGAAGTTGGCAATCTTCACAGCACTTGCCTTTTCCCAGAAGCTTTCTGGTCTCCCACCAGAGACTGTGTTCCAACCACTTCTTAAGGATAATCTTGTGGCCAAAGGGCTAGTTCTGACATTTATAACTGACTTCTTTAAGGAGTATTTGATTGACAACAGCCTTGATGATCTGATTGCAATTCTGAAACGTGGAAAAATAGAGGACAATCTTTTGGTCTTTTTCCCCCCTGCAAAAAGAACCAACGAGTCTTTCTCTGAGCATTTCAG CAAGGAAGGACTTACTGCCCTGGTGGAGTataatgaaaagaaaatatttgagGTGACACTAAAGGAAATGAAGTCTGCTTTAACAACACAGATAACCGAGGAGGCTGATATATCTGAAGTTATTGAGACTGTGAAGCTTCGGGTTAGAGATGCTAAGTTGCCAGAAACTGAGATTGTGCGGATCTTATGGGATGTTTTAATGGATGCTGTTCAGTGGTCAGGGAAAAATCAGCAACAGAATGCAAATGCAGCCCTGCGCAAG GTAAAAACATGGGCGGAACTGTTGAATACCTTCTGCACCAGTGGAAAACTTGAGCTGGAACTGATGTACAAAGTACAGATGCAATGCTATGAGGATGCTAAACTGATGAAGCTATTCCCTGAGATTATTAGATCTCTTTATGAACAAGATGTGCTGGCTGAAGATACCATTCTCCATTGGTTCCGTAAAGGAGCAAACCCCAAAGGAAG GCAAACCTTTGTGAAGGCACTCGAACCTTTTGTTAATTGGCTGGAAGAGGCTGAAGAAGAGGAGTGA